In the genome of Coraliomargarita algicola, one region contains:
- a CDS encoding response regulator transcription factor — MQKQIQIMLVEDSPEYRETITLAVEREDDIKISSQFGTAEEAIGKLEAGSSDDTPDLILLDLNLPGLSGIEAIPHLTKINPKIPIIVLTQSEHEADVVAAISAGASGYLLKDATRRQIFDGVRTTVHGGAIIDPEVAHYLVHALNKGTRSSYTQKPLSDRELEILTLLAEGRVQKEISDHLNISNNTVSTHIRRIYDKLKVQNAPAAVAKAYKDGIFAVK; from the coding sequence ATGCAAAAACAAATCCAAATCATGCTGGTCGAAGACAGTCCCGAATACCGAGAAACCATCACCCTCGCGGTTGAAAGAGAAGACGACATTAAAATCAGTAGTCAATTTGGCACGGCCGAGGAAGCCATTGGCAAGCTGGAAGCAGGGTCAAGCGACGACACTCCCGACCTCATTCTACTCGACCTAAATTTACCGGGACTTTCTGGCATCGAGGCCATTCCCCATTTAACTAAAATCAATCCCAAGATCCCGATCATCGTGCTAACTCAATCGGAACACGAAGCAGACGTCGTCGCCGCGATCTCAGCCGGAGCGTCCGGCTATTTACTTAAAGATGCAACGCGCCGACAAATATTCGACGGCGTCCGAACGACAGTTCATGGCGGCGCCATTATCGATCCCGAAGTTGCACACTATCTGGTTCATGCCTTAAACAAAGGCACACGCTCAAGCTATACGCAGAAACCTCTCTCAGATCGTGAGCTGGAGATCCTAACCTTACTGGCAGAAGGGAGAGTTCAAAAAGAAATTTCAGATCATTTAAATATCTCCAACAACACAGTCTCCACCCACATCAGGCGCATCTACGACAAACTCAAAGTTCAAAATGCACCCGCAGCCGTCGCCAAAGCCTATAAAGACGGCATCTTCGCGGTAAAGTAA
- a CDS encoding integrase core domain-containing protein, whose translation MLPKLPEKPLIWDGLKGRRFFVCDHDPLYTKEFRQILTDSEVEVIQTRVGCPQQNGYAESFVSAIKRECIDHMIFFSETSLRRAVGQYVEHYHQERNHQGLDNLIPFPNIPQNHSESGPIVKSERLGGLLNYYHREEQEVGEAA comes from the coding sequence ATGCTACCTAAATTGCCAGAAAAGCCGCTCATCTGGGACGGGCTCAAAGGTAGGCGTTTCTTTGTCTGCGACCATGATCCGCTCTACACCAAAGAGTTTCGTCAGATACTCACGGATTCAGAAGTTGAAGTCATCCAAACTCGGGTAGGCTGCCCGCAGCAAAACGGTTATGCTGAGAGTTTTGTTTCGGCGATTAAGCGTGAGTGCATTGATCACATGATTTTTTTCAGTGAGACGTCACTTCGTCGCGCTGTCGGACAATACGTTGAGCATTATCACCAAGAACGGAATCACCAAGGGCTCGATAATTTAATACCGTTTCCGAACATCCCTCAAAACCACTCCGAGAGTGGGCCGATCGTAAAAAGTGAACGGCTAGGAGGGTTGCTCAACTATTATCATCGAGAAGAACAGGAGGTGGGCGAAGCGGCTTAA
- a CDS encoding GIY-YIG nuclease family protein, whose protein sequence is MYFVYVLENASGRLYIGHTNDVARRIEEHNSTEGKGHLGKYTHRNGPWSLLGFEKFETRSEAMRREKQLKSWKSPEKVRALFVPER, encoded by the coding sequence ATGTATTTCGTCTACGTGTTAGAAAATGCAAGTGGCCGTCTTTATATTGGGCATACCAATGATGTCGCTCGCCGAATCGAAGAGCACAATTCAACTGAGGGTAAAGGCCATTTAGGCAAATACACCCATCGCAACGGCCCGTGGTCTTTGTTGGGTTTTGAAAAGTTTGAAACACGCAGCGAAGCCATGCGGCGCGAAAAGCAACTCAAGTCATGGAAATCCCCAGAGAAAGTTCGAGCCCTATTTGTTCCCGAGCGGTAG
- the lysS gene encoding lysine--tRNA ligase, translated as MTDKTANPDNSHDLYAVRLQKLENLCKEDRNPFAANCAQSHTSEEAIKLYKEGGADEEQPKVAVAGRIVVFRVMGKASFIKIQDRDGQIQAYVTRDELPEGEYNTYFKKLDLGDIIGIEGRLFKTKTGEITVRAESYTLVSKSLRPLPEKWAGLTDDDKIYRQRYLDLIVNQESRQRFRHRAKIIQEMRKYLWERDFTEVETPMLQSVAGGAAARPFITHSNALDCDFYMRIALELYLKRMLVAGEDRVFEIGRVFRNEGLSRRHNPEFTMLELYQAYTDFRGMMELTQGLIQHVAKTVIGSLEIARPDGTVINLDGEWREAKYKDLIIEATGDADWFSHSREDKLEKARALNIEVDGELEDYEITNNVFEKLIEPTLIQPTFVTHIPKELCPLAKITQDDDTTIDVFELCINGQEIAPAYSEQNDPIIQRKMFEAQVGEEVQDMDTDFLTALEHGMPPAGGMGLGIDRLIILLTGAESIRDTILFPSLKPLKQEAEK; from the coding sequence ATGACAGATAAGACCGCCAATCCCGACAATTCGCACGATTTATACGCCGTGCGCCTGCAAAAGCTTGAGAATCTCTGCAAAGAGGATCGCAACCCCTTTGCCGCTAACTGCGCGCAAAGCCATACATCTGAGGAGGCGATTAAACTCTATAAAGAAGGCGGCGCCGATGAGGAACAGCCCAAAGTCGCCGTGGCCGGACGCATCGTCGTCTTCCGCGTGATGGGCAAGGCCAGCTTTATTAAGATCCAAGACCGCGACGGTCAGATCCAGGCCTACGTCACCCGCGACGAATTGCCAGAAGGGGAGTATAACACCTATTTCAAAAAGCTCGATCTTGGCGACATCATCGGCATCGAAGGCCGACTTTTTAAAACCAAGACCGGCGAGATCACCGTCCGTGCCGAAAGCTATACGCTCGTCTCCAAGTCCCTGCGTCCATTGCCCGAAAAGTGGGCTGGCCTCACCGACGACGACAAGATCTATCGTCAGCGCTATCTCGACCTGATTGTGAATCAAGAGTCACGTCAACGCTTCCGTCACCGCGCCAAAATTATTCAGGAAATGCGCAAGTATCTCTGGGAGCGTGACTTCACCGAAGTCGAGACACCCATGTTGCAGTCCGTTGCCGGCGGTGCGGCCGCACGTCCATTCATCACTCATTCCAACGCCCTCGATTGCGACTTCTATATGCGCATTGCTTTGGAACTCTATCTCAAGCGCATGCTCGTCGCAGGCGAAGACCGCGTCTTCGAGATCGGCCGCGTCTTCCGCAACGAAGGCCTCTCCCGACGCCACAACCCAGAGTTCACCATGTTGGAACTCTATCAGGCCTACACCGACTTCCGCGGCATGATGGAACTCACACAAGGGCTCATCCAACACGTCGCTAAGACCGTGATCGGCAGCCTCGAAATCGCTCGTCCAGATGGCACCGTCATCAACCTCGACGGCGAATGGCGCGAAGCCAAATATAAGGACCTCATCATCGAAGCCACCGGCGACGCCGACTGGTTCAGCCACAGCCGCGAGGACAAGCTCGAAAAAGCCCGCGCCCTCAATATCGAGGTCGATGGCGAGCTCGAAGACTACGAGATCACCAACAACGTCTTTGAAAAGCTCATTGAGCCCACGCTGATACAGCCCACCTTTGTGACCCACATTCCCAAGGAGCTTTGCCCCTTGGCCAAGATCACGCAAGACGACGACACCACCATCGACGTCTTCGAGCTCTGCATCAACGGACAAGAGATCGCGCCCGCATACTCCGAGCAGAACGATCCCATCATCCAGCGCAAAATGTTCGAGGCTCAGGTCGGGGAAGAAGTGCAAGACATGGACACCGACTTCCTCACCGCGCTTGAGCACGGCATGCCCCCCGCAGGTGGCATGGGCCTAGGAATCGACCGTCTCATCATCCTTCTAACAGGCGCTGAGAGCATTCGCGACACCATCCTTTTCCCAAGTTTAAAGCCCCTCAAACAAGAGGCAGAAAAATAA